In one window of Nocardia brasiliensis DNA:
- a CDS encoding helix-turn-helix domain-containing protein: MTAPPQRIAIDPAVAERGPTALRIAVGGQLRRLREACGITPQVAGDHIRGSYAKISRLELGRHGFKERDIVDLLDLYGVADTEQRAMFVDLALKANEPGWWQRYSDLLPQWFETYVGLEGAACTIRTFEGQLVPGLLQTEDYAAAVVSEGHADGDATRRVELRTKRQEVLDAQGGPVLWAVLDEAVLRRPVGGVDVQRAQIEHLVTMSAKPGVTIQVLSYGSGGNAAAGGSFTMLRFAERDIPDIVYLEQLSTALYLDGSDEVQLYRGVMDRLSVQAESPERSRELLTAAAAAL, translated from the coding sequence ATGACCGCACCACCGCAACGGATTGCGATCGATCCCGCTGTCGCAGAACGGGGTCCGACGGCGTTGCGGATCGCGGTCGGCGGCCAGTTGCGCCGACTGCGCGAAGCGTGCGGCATCACGCCGCAGGTGGCGGGTGATCACATTCGTGGTTCCTACGCCAAGATCAGCCGACTCGAGTTGGGCCGCCACGGGTTCAAGGAACGTGACATCGTCGACCTGCTCGACCTGTACGGGGTCGCCGACACCGAACAGCGGGCGATGTTCGTCGACCTCGCGCTCAAGGCCAACGAGCCGGGGTGGTGGCAGCGCTACAGCGACCTGCTGCCTCAGTGGTTCGAGACCTACGTCGGGCTGGAAGGCGCGGCCTGTACGATCAGAACCTTTGAGGGCCAATTGGTTCCGGGCCTGCTGCAGACCGAGGACTATGCCGCGGCGGTGGTTTCAGAAGGGCACGCCGACGGCGACGCGACGCGACGGGTCGAGCTGCGGACCAAACGTCAGGAGGTCCTCGACGCGCAGGGCGGGCCGGTGCTGTGGGCGGTCTTGGACGAGGCGGTGCTGCGCCGCCCGGTTGGCGGTGTCGACGTGCAACGCGCGCAGATCGAGCATCTGGTGACTATGTCGGCCAAACCCGGTGTGACGATCCAAGTGCTGTCGTACGGGTCCGGCGGCAACGCCGCGGCGGGCGGTTCCTTCACGATGCTGCGCTTCGCCGAACGTGACATCCCCGACATCGTCTACCTCGAACAACTGTCCACCGCCCTCTATCTCGACGGCAGCGACGAGGTCCAGCTCTATCGCGGCGTGATGGACCGCCTGTCGGTCCAAGCCGAATCGCCCGAGCGGTCGAGAGAGCTACTGACCGCCGCGGCCGCCGCCCTCTGA
- a CDS encoding alpha/beta hydrolase: protein MNSVVLVVVSLLTMLVATAGWPGRASAAFNPAAFDFWVDSPVMGPIKTRVLRAADGNTNRVVYVLDGMRAREDISGWEIETDIAETLANWNINVVMPVGGQSSFYANWNAPSEFFGIPAGTGSASTGSGVTDSLGAGPGKSYRYDWESFLSRDLRWALRDRLGFNPNRNGVFGLSMGASAALALAAYYPDQFSFAGAFSGYLNISAPGMREGIRLAMLDAGGYNVDSMAPPWGSQWLRMDPFVFAPTLIANRTPIWVSAGSGRPTADDRPSMPTLYGMALEAMALVNTRSFQVRMASLGADNVTYSFPAFGIHAWNTWQQETKQMIPALSANIG, encoded by the coding sequence ATGAACAGTGTTGTGCTGGTGGTTGTTTCGCTGCTGACCATGCTGGTCGCCACGGCCGGATGGCCGGGTAGGGCCTCGGCGGCGTTCAATCCGGCGGCGTTCGACTTCTGGGTCGACTCACCGGTGATGGGGCCGATCAAGACCCGGGTGCTGCGTGCCGCCGACGGGAATACGAATCGGGTCGTCTACGTGCTCGACGGTATGCGGGCACGGGAGGACATCAGCGGCTGGGAGATCGAGACGGACATCGCCGAGACCCTGGCGAATTGGAACATCAATGTGGTCATGCCCGTCGGCGGCCAGTCCAGCTTCTATGCGAACTGGAACGCGCCGAGCGAGTTCTTCGGCATCCCGGCCGGCACCGGTTCGGCGAGCACCGGTTCCGGCGTGACCGACTCGCTGGGGGCCGGTCCTGGCAAGAGCTATCGCTACGACTGGGAGAGCTTCCTATCTCGCGATCTGCGGTGGGCCCTGCGGGATCGTTTGGGCTTCAACCCGAATCGCAACGGCGTGTTCGGACTGTCGATGGGCGCGAGTGCGGCACTGGCGCTTGCCGCGTACTACCCCGATCAATTCAGTTTCGCTGGGGCGTTTTCCGGTTACCTGAACATCTCCGCGCCGGGCATGCGGGAGGGAATCCGGCTGGCGATGCTCGATGCGGGCGGCTACAACGTCGATTCCATGGCCCCGCCGTGGGGTTCGCAGTGGCTGCGGATGGATCCGTTCGTATTCGCGCCCACTCTGATCGCCAACCGCACGCCCATCTGGGTGTCGGCGGGCAGCGGGCGACCCACGGCCGATGACCGTCCCAGCATGCCCACGCTCTACGGCATGGCGCTCGAGGCGATGGCGCTGGTCAACACCCGCTCCTTCCAGGTGCGCATGGCCTCCCTCGGCGCCGACAACGTCACCTATTCGTTCCCCGCCTTCGGCATCCACGCATGGAACACCTGGCAGCAGGAGACGAAACAGATGATTCCGGCGTTGTCGGCCAATATCGGCTGA